In a single window of the Leptospira sanjuanensis genome:
- a CDS encoding NAD(P)-binding domain-containing protein: MNVKIPLLTRYFSWLQNDAPESPVEIYPEVSESFESSIPGISIIGDLTGIPLLKFAVESGTQVVRKISAKRETSRVTREPSSASAKTSVENPSVYDVLIVGAGPAGISAGIECKKLNYDFLILESNEPFHTVKSYPKAKPIFAEPEDLKTASEITIHNGTKESLLSDLQKVLEKWKLPIRSGTTVSQIQKNESGFTVQTENGESFQTQEVILAIGKSGDAKNLQIPGEELPKVYHRLFDPKDFENEDVLVVGGGDSAVEAAIAISKYANSTKLSYRGKELVRPKSDNKDRFADLVASGKIDFLNESIVQEISDREVRLKRIGGSDSKSFRSQSSSLKSPNAADSNSRSSNRSASSDSFEKIPNTSVLVQIGSRTPIEFLKRIGIRIQNQKSVWDWIGFAVLFLFANVVYFGKASFYGIEVYGTIATTSLFALIGLGVPLTIRLFLKRKELLANSWGIFRNSYLFIAAAYFCLVYVGGKYFGFLFLGKQPGFHYTLLYSLTILTFGLRRMKVRPTRYIRKQTWTLILIQIFPLFLLPEIILPFLGQNGLLGDGNGFLLTQVFPYGAYWNAYGLILAWPLNMGIFYNTGITTFWLVYGLLQTFAVIPYLVYRFGKGAYCGWICSCGGLAETLGDETRTKMPHGKFANRLENSGQWILFFATIITLLKLSEIFLSPWFPITHVFGSIGDGGKKIYDLIVDLLLAGVVGVGSYFLLSGRVWCRFFCPLAALMHIYARFSRFRIFSEKKRCISCNICTKVCHQGIDVMSYANKGTPMDNVQCVRCSACVVNCPTEVLSFGELK, encoded by the coding sequence ATGAACGTAAAAATCCCGCTTCTTACGCGATATTTCTCCTGGCTTCAAAACGACGCGCCGGAATCCCCCGTGGAAATCTATCCGGAAGTTTCCGAATCGTTCGAAAGTTCCATTCCGGGGATTTCCATCATCGGAGATTTAACCGGAATTCCTCTACTTAAGTTCGCCGTTGAAAGCGGAACCCAAGTCGTTCGGAAAATTTCGGCAAAACGCGAAACGTCTCGTGTCACTCGCGAACCGAGTTCCGCATCGGCAAAAACATCCGTCGAAAACCCCTCCGTTTACGACGTACTGATCGTAGGCGCCGGTCCCGCGGGAATTTCCGCAGGAATCGAATGTAAAAAGTTAAATTATGATTTCTTAATATTAGAATCCAATGAACCGTTTCACACCGTAAAAAGTTATCCGAAAGCGAAACCCATTTTCGCGGAACCGGAGGATCTAAAAACGGCTTCCGAGATAACGATCCACAACGGAACCAAGGAAAGTCTTTTATCCGATCTCCAAAAAGTTCTCGAAAAATGGAAACTTCCGATTCGGAGCGGAACGACCGTATCCCAAATTCAAAAAAACGAATCCGGTTTTACGGTTCAAACGGAAAACGGAGAATCCTTTCAAACGCAGGAAGTGATTCTCGCGATCGGGAAAAGCGGAGACGCAAAGAACCTTCAGATCCCCGGAGAAGAATTACCCAAAGTCTATCATCGATTGTTCGATCCGAAAGACTTCGAAAATGAGGACGTTCTCGTCGTAGGCGGAGGAGATTCGGCCGTCGAAGCTGCGATCGCGATCAGCAAATACGCAAACTCGACGAAACTTTCTTATCGCGGCAAAGAGTTGGTTCGCCCGAAAAGCGATAACAAGGATCGGTTTGCGGATCTTGTTGCCTCGGGCAAAATCGATTTCTTAAACGAAAGCATCGTCCAAGAAATTTCCGATCGGGAAGTTCGGCTGAAACGAATCGGCGGCTCCGATTCAAAATCATTCCGCTCCCAATCTTCCTCATTAAAATCACCGAATGCGGCAGATTCGAATTCGAGATCTTCGAATCGATCCGCATCGAGCGACAGTTTCGAAAAAATCCCGAACACAAGCGTACTTGTTCAGATCGGCTCGCGAACCCCGATCGAATTTTTAAAACGAATCGGAATCCGGATTCAAAATCAAAAAAGCGTTTGGGATTGGATCGGATTTGCGGTCCTATTTCTATTTGCAAACGTGGTTTACTTCGGGAAGGCTTCCTTTTACGGAATCGAAGTCTACGGAACGATCGCGACTACTTCTCTTTTTGCGTTGATCGGTTTGGGAGTCCCGCTCACAATCCGTCTTTTTCTAAAACGAAAGGAACTGCTCGCCAACAGTTGGGGTATATTCAGAAATTCTTATCTATTTATCGCGGCCGCATATTTTTGTCTCGTCTACGTGGGTGGAAAGTATTTCGGATTTTTATTCCTCGGGAAACAACCGGGCTTTCACTACACTCTATTGTATTCGCTCACCATTCTTACCTTTGGTTTGAGAAGGATGAAGGTAAGACCTACGCGATATATCCGGAAACAAACCTGGACCTTGATCCTCATTCAAATCTTTCCGTTGTTTCTTTTACCGGAAATCATCCTTCCCTTTCTCGGACAAAACGGTCTCTTAGGAGACGGAAACGGATTTTTACTAACGCAAGTGTTTCCTTACGGCGCGTATTGGAACGCATATGGATTGATTCTCGCATGGCCTCTTAACATGGGAATCTTTTACAACACGGGGATCACGACGTTCTGGCTCGTCTACGGACTCCTGCAAACCTTCGCAGTCATTCCCTATCTCGTATATCGTTTCGGAAAAGGAGCGTACTGCGGTTGGATCTGTTCCTGCGGAGGTCTGGCCGAAACCTTAGGAGACGAAACAAGAACCAAAATGCCTCATGGCAAATTCGCCAATCGATTGGAAAACTCGGGGCAATGGATTTTATTCTTTGCGACGATCATCACCTTACTCAAGTTAAGCGAAATTTTTCTATCTCCTTGGTTTCCGATCACTCACGTATTCGGAAGCATCGGAGACGGAGGAAAAAAGATCTACGACCTGATCGTCGACTTGCTGTTAGCCGGAGTTGTCGGAGTCGGTTCGTATTTTCTTTTGAGCGGAAGGGTTTGGTGTCGATTCTTTTGTCCGCTCGCGGCTTTGATGCATATCTACGCAAGATTCAGTCGTTTTCGGATCTTTTCAGAAAAGAAACGTTGTATCTCCTGCAACATCTGCACCAAAGTTTGTCACCAAGGGATCGACGTGATGAGCTACGCAAACAAAGGAACTCCGATGGACAACGTTCAATGCGTGCGTTGTTCGGCTTGCGTAGTCAACTGCCCGACCGAAGTCCTTTCGTTCGGAGAACTGAAATAG
- a CDS encoding YncE family protein gives MNVHLKNILFRPNAAFLIPIFLFLVCCESGNSSLISSPANREKSGSATVKFGIHPYKGTVIKTGEEVLPFKVLETDKNIALVEVQVPVYSDGKGLELKLSSPGFQNSSYRVKTAEELNEKLIALDKEGVTHRFTARFKTGMQPKSVRFIDNTRLAIPLLEDEGMDVLNIITGETVRLAPPEKYRKKLGFVETIAIPEHNELWVSQMQANAVHVFDLKTLAYKATVDLTGKWSKILLYDPIRDLVYCSNWISEDISVIDRKTKTETRKTDKIGLPRGLLLSKDGKELYIAQFSASNQESSGGRLGIYSMEKEKLIDTIGPPGNKRHIVPGPAENKIYVSDMCCSKIEVYDLKEKKVQKTIPVFDKPNTIALSPDGKYLYVSCRGPNNPTEGYLKKGLVLGRVYVIDTATDTVKEFWEAGNQPTGLDVSSDNRYLVISDFLDHQIRVYRRDGF, from the coding sequence TTGAACGTTCATCTCAAAAACATTCTCTTTAGACCCAACGCAGCATTTCTCATTCCGATCTTTCTGTTTCTCGTCTGTTGCGAAAGCGGAAATTCATCTTTGATTTCATCGCCCGCAAACCGCGAAAAAAGCGGAAGCGCCACAGTCAAATTCGGAATTCACCCGTATAAAGGAACGGTCATAAAAACGGGAGAAGAAGTTCTTCCGTTCAAGGTCTTGGAAACGGACAAGAACATCGCGCTCGTGGAAGTGCAGGTTCCGGTTTATTCGGACGGCAAGGGACTGGAGTTAAAACTTTCTTCTCCGGGCTTTCAAAATTCTTCCTATAGAGTAAAAACCGCGGAAGAGCTGAACGAAAAACTGATCGCCCTCGACAAAGAAGGCGTAACGCACCGTTTTACAGCGCGATTCAAAACCGGAATGCAACCGAAGAGCGTGCGTTTTATCGACAACACAAGGCTTGCGATTCCTCTTCTCGAAGACGAAGGAATGGACGTATTAAACATCATCACGGGAGAAACCGTCCGACTCGCACCTCCCGAAAAATACAGAAAGAAACTCGGCTTTGTGGAAACGATCGCGATCCCGGAACACAACGAGCTCTGGGTCAGTCAGATGCAGGCGAACGCGGTGCACGTCTTCGATTTAAAAACTCTCGCGTATAAAGCGACGGTGGATCTAACGGGCAAATGGTCCAAAATTCTTCTCTACGATCCGATCCGCGATCTCGTCTACTGTTCGAACTGGATCAGCGAGGACATCTCCGTCATCGATCGCAAGACGAAAACGGAAACGCGTAAGACAGATAAGATCGGATTGCCTCGGGGACTTCTTCTTTCCAAAGACGGAAAGGAATTGTATATCGCTCAATTCTCGGCGAGCAATCAGGAATCCAGCGGCGGAAGACTAGGCATCTATTCGATGGAAAAGGAAAAGTTGATCGATACGATCGGACCTCCCGGCAACAAGCGCCATATCGTACCCGGACCGGCCGAAAATAAGATCTACGTTTCGGATATGTGCTGCAGCAAAATCGAAGTCTACGATCTGAAAGAAAAGAAAGTGCAGAAGACGATTCCAGTATTCGATAAACCGAATACGATCGCTCTCTCGCCCGACGGTAAATATCTTTACGTTTCGTGCAGAGGACCGAACAACCCTACCGAAGGTTATCTCAAAAAAGGATTGGTACTCGGAAGAGTGTATGTCATAGACACGGCGACCGACACGGTAAAAGAATTTTGGGAAGCGGGGAATCAACCCACGGGACTCGACGTATCGTCGGACAACCGTTACTTGGTGATTTCGGATTTTCTAGATCATCAAATTCGAGTCTATCGCAGAGACGGATTTTAG
- a CDS encoding acyltransferase family protein, with amino-acid sequence MSLKPTLSEHSKNRKRLFYLDNLRSFALLLGLVFHVAIVYAAEIKYPLRNEERSEFFDVFGEWVHVFRMPLFFFLSGYFTEAIFRAKPLKDFLRMRIFRIFIPTVVGVLLFAPMQSYISLLQDGERISYLDFYIQIFLNGNIRPSHLWFLYFLILFTILHLFVRKATLPLTALLKKEPAQKGFAQEWKTITVFTFISFAGTCMINLYFMKDESRFAIEPVNFVYNYTFFLCGSLLISKEKLLLEPQSDRFWIWAPLALLTFWGFYEISRIDPFWSYFGYTGDWRRILHILSKCAAGWLMIRLLIGLFQKFFDFKNEQTEYMRTASLPIYLVHHPVSLLAGYFVVHTSLGLAEKFVLHLFLVFSITFAIYHFLIRPFRWVNLVLGNQTQAKKNP; translated from the coding sequence TTGAGCCTTAAGCCAACCTTGTCGGAACATTCCAAAAACCGAAAGAGACTTTTTTATTTAGACAATCTTCGATCGTTCGCTCTCTTGCTCGGTCTCGTATTTCACGTCGCGATCGTGTACGCCGCGGAAATCAAATATCCGCTTCGAAACGAAGAACGATCGGAATTCTTTGATGTGTTCGGAGAATGGGTTCACGTATTTCGAATGCCCCTCTTCTTCTTTTTATCTGGATATTTTACCGAAGCGATTTTTCGAGCGAAACCTCTCAAAGATTTTTTACGGATGAGAATCTTCCGGATTTTCATCCCCACGGTCGTGGGGGTTCTTTTATTCGCGCCGATGCAATCCTATATTTCGCTTTTACAAGACGGCGAAAGAATTTCTTATCTCGATTTCTACATTCAAATTTTCTTAAATGGAAATATCCGCCCTTCTCATCTTTGGTTTTTATACTTTTTGATCCTGTTTACGATCCTACATCTTTTCGTCCGCAAGGCGACTCTACCTTTGACGGCGCTTCTCAAAAAGGAACCGGCTCAAAAAGGATTCGCGCAGGAATGGAAAACGATCACGGTTTTCACGTTCATCAGTTTTGCGGGAACGTGCATGATCAACCTCTATTTCATGAAAGACGAATCCCGGTTCGCGATCGAACCGGTGAACTTCGTTTACAACTATACGTTCTTTCTCTGCGGAAGTTTACTCATCTCCAAGGAAAAGCTACTTCTCGAACCGCAATCCGATCGATTCTGGATCTGGGCGCCGCTCGCGCTTCTTACCTTTTGGGGTTTTTACGAAATCAGCAGGATCGATCCGTTCTGGTCTTACTTCGGTTATACGGGGGATTGGAGAAGAATTCTCCATATTCTTTCCAAGTGCGCCGCGGGCTGGTTGATGATACGGCTGCTCATCGGACTTTTTCAAAAATTCTTCGACTTCAAAAACGAACAAACCGAATACATGAGAACCGCGAGTTTGCCGATCTATCTCGTTCATCATCCGGTTTCTTTGTTGGCCGGATATTTCGTGGTTCATACGAGCCTGGGACTTGCGGAAAAATTCGTTCTCCATCTGTTTCTCGTGTTCTCGATCACATTCGCAATTTATCATTTTCTAATACGTCCTTTCCGCTGGGTGAACCTCGTCCTCGGAAATCAAACGCAGGCAAAAAAGAATCCATAG
- a CDS encoding Crp/Fnr family transcriptional regulator, protein MKITESMVHRLGVEFKESDIIFEENQEAEVMYLIVKGKVGIHKKVKEAYKLLVELKEGDMFGEMALIDKTPRSARAVAKTDVSLIAINEGAFFNLIQTNPGFSMKIVKILSSRLRETNKTIASLLKADKKNLVTSALISFSQTNGEKDGTTVRINLSHFIKWAILRVGLEHQDLVSSISLLVKDKMVEQRKEDPSTLIIRDALFKYTVDA, encoded by the coding sequence ATGAAAATAACAGAATCCATGGTCCACAGACTTGGTGTTGAATTCAAAGAATCCGATATCATCTTTGAAGAAAACCAAGAAGCGGAAGTGATGTATTTGATCGTAAAAGGGAAGGTCGGGATTCACAAAAAAGTAAAGGAAGCTTATAAACTCCTCGTAGAATTAAAAGAGGGCGATATGTTCGGCGAAATGGCACTGATCGACAAAACGCCTCGAAGCGCAAGAGCCGTCGCAAAAACGGATGTTTCGCTGATCGCGATCAACGAAGGCGCGTTTTTCAATCTGATCCAAACCAATCCGGGATTTTCGATGAAGATCGTTAAGATTCTTTCCTCTCGTTTGAGAGAAACCAACAAGACGATCGCTTCCCTTTTGAAAGCAGACAAAAAGAATTTAGTGACTTCCGCGTTAATCAGCTTCTCCCAAACGAACGGAGAAAAAGACGGAACAACAGTTCGAATCAATCTCAGTCATTTTATCAAATGGGCTATCCTAAGGGTCGGGTTGGAGCATCAGGACTTGGTAAGTTCGATCAGTCTATTAGTAAAAGATAAAATGGTAGAACAGAGAAAGGAAGATCCTTCCACGTTGATCATCCGGGACGCTCTATTCAAATATACGGTGGATGCTTGA
- a CDS encoding SMP-30/gluconolactonase/LRE family protein codes for MNRNRILAVVSILLLGGIVHFILKPSPVDPLAYFPPEPPPMEGAYAPNQLLSEAELIGLGKLQGPEDMEVDDHGNIYASCENGKVIHISPEGNVKAHAATSGRPLGSKLLADGRLIVADADKGLLEIGTKGEVKVLSTEADGVPFRFTDDLDVARDGTVYFSDASDKFGSKEYLYDLMEARPRGRLLKYDPHTKKTTVLLKELYFANGVALSKNEDFVLVNETYRYRIRRYWLKGPKAGQNDFFMENLPGFPDNISADGNGTFYLALFTVRNSLMDNVFHPRPALKSAIAKLPEFLWPKAQPYGFVLLLDESGTPLRSFQEPTGKHLKAITSVKYKNGFLYLGSLYNDRIGKYGWNPERPSE; via the coding sequence ATGAACCGGAATCGGATTCTTGCCGTTGTTTCCATTCTTCTTTTGGGTGGAATTGTTCATTTTATCTTAAAACCTTCTCCCGTTGATCCGTTGGCGTATTTTCCGCCGGAACCTCCTCCGATGGAAGGAGCGTATGCGCCCAATCAATTGTTGTCGGAGGCCGAGCTGATCGGTTTAGGAAAACTGCAAGGTCCCGAAGACATGGAAGTCGACGATCACGGAAATATTTACGCATCTTGCGAGAACGGAAAAGTAATTCACATTTCTCCCGAAGGCAACGTTAAGGCGCACGCCGCGACTTCGGGGCGCCCTCTCGGAAGTAAACTTTTGGCGGATGGTCGACTGATTGTCGCCGACGCCGACAAAGGACTTTTGGAAATCGGAACGAAGGGAGAAGTGAAAGTTCTCAGCACGGAAGCGGACGGGGTTCCGTTTCGATTTACGGACGACCTGGACGTCGCCCGCGACGGGACGGTTTATTTTTCGGACGCTTCGGACAAGTTCGGCAGCAAGGAATATCTTTACGATCTGATGGAAGCAAGACCTCGCGGAAGACTTTTGAAATACGATCCTCATACGAAAAAGACTACCGTGTTGTTAAAAGAATTATACTTTGCTAATGGAGTTGCCCTTTCTAAAAACGAAGACTTCGTATTGGTCAACGAAACGTACCGATATAGAATCCGCAGGTATTGGCTGAAAGGACCCAAAGCCGGTCAAAACGATTTTTTTATGGAGAATCTTCCGGGATTTCCGGATAATATTTCGGCGGACGGAAACGGAACGTTTTATCTCGCATTGTTTACGGTGAGAAATTCCCTCATGGATAACGTCTTTCATCCTCGACCCGCTTTGAAGTCGGCGATCGCGAAACTTCCCGAGTTTCTCTGGCCGAAAGCGCAGCCTTACGGATTCGTTCTTCTTTTGGACGAGAGCGGAACCCCTCTCCGCAGTTTTCAAGAGCCGACTGGGAAACATCTGAAGGCGATCACCTCCGTAAAATATAAAAACGGTTTCCTGTATCTGGGAAGTCTTTATAACGATCGGATCGGAAAATACGGCTGGAATCCGGAGCGTCCGAGTGAGTAG
- a CDS encoding ArsR/SmtB family transcription factor, translating into MKKKKKFPFETEATLQLMSAISDPVKLKIAKILSCHREVKAGDIAKEFDISRTTISHHLNKMKLLNLVSSRKEGKEIYYSVDKSLIVDTLKEVVKFLES; encoded by the coding sequence ATGAAGAAGAAAAAGAAATTCCCTTTCGAAACGGAAGCGACGTTGCAACTCATGTCCGCGATCTCCGATCCGGTGAAGCTGAAGATCGCGAAAATCCTTTCCTGTCATCGCGAGGTGAAGGCGGGCGACATCGCGAAGGAATTCGACATATCGAGAACCACGATCTCGCATCATCTCAACAAGATGAAACTCTTGAATCTCGTTTCTTCCCGAAAAGAAGGAAAGGAAATCTATTACTCCGTGGACAAAAGCCTGATCGTGGACACGTTAAAAGAAGTTGTAAAATTTCTGGAATCCTGA
- a CDS encoding acyl-CoA dehydrogenase family protein, with amino-acid sequence MDFTIPKEVEEIKKKIRDFVEKHAIPAEDHYDYDHGRMPEKITEELRKKVKELGLWTPHLPKSEGGLGLDMVGTAIIFSELGRSPIAPYLCNCDAPDEGNMHLLHIAANEDQKKKFYYPLVEGKIRSAFAMTEPPPGAGADPQTLTTNAVKDGNEYVINGHKWYCTGANGAGFLIVMSKVADSFRRTTMFLVPTDTPGYTMVREIGVMGSHGPGGHCELKFENVRVPESSILGRVGEGFKWSQERLGPARLTHCMRWIGLARRSMEIAREYALKREVFGQRIADHQGIQWMFAESALEIESGYMLTLKAAHTLRAGEDARQIISMAKWQVSETLCKVIDRAIQICGSHGYGRDMKLELFYRDARAARIADGPSEVHKMVIGRNLVSGKNDF; translated from the coding sequence ATGGATTTTACGATACCGAAGGAAGTCGAAGAGATCAAAAAGAAAATCCGCGATTTCGTGGAGAAACACGCGATTCCCGCTGAGGATCATTACGACTACGATCACGGGAGAATGCCCGAAAAGATCACGGAAGAGCTGAGAAAGAAAGTAAAGGAACTCGGCCTTTGGACTCCTCATCTTCCCAAATCGGAGGGAGGGCTCGGACTCGATATGGTGGGAACCGCGATCATCTTTTCCGAACTCGGACGTTCTCCGATCGCTCCTTATCTTTGCAACTGCGACGCGCCCGACGAAGGCAACATGCATCTTCTTCATATCGCGGCAAACGAGGACCAAAAGAAAAAATTCTATTATCCTCTTGTGGAAGGAAAGATCCGTTCCGCTTTTGCGATGACCGAGCCGCCCCCGGGCGCCGGAGCAGATCCGCAAACCCTGACGACGAATGCCGTCAAAGACGGAAACGAATACGTGATCAACGGGCACAAGTGGTATTGTACCGGTGCGAACGGAGCGGGCTTTTTGATCGTGATGTCCAAGGTCGCGGATTCGTTTCGAAGAACCACGATGTTTCTCGTGCCGACCGACACGCCCGGTTATACGATGGTGCGTGAAATCGGAGTGATGGGTTCTCACGGTCCGGGAGGCCACTGCGAGTTGAAGTTCGAAAACGTTCGCGTTCCCGAATCTTCGATCCTCGGAAGAGTCGGCGAAGGATTCAAGTGGTCGCAGGAACGTCTCGGACCGGCCCGCCTAACGCACTGTATGCGATGGATCGGTCTTGCGAGAAGATCCATGGAAATCGCGAGGGAATACGCTCTCAAACGCGAAGTGTTCGGTCAAAGGATCGCGGATCATCAGGGGATTCAGTGGATGTTCGCCGAATCCGCTTTGGAAATCGAGTCGGGTTATATGCTTACGTTAAAAGCCGCGCATACTCTCAGAGCCGGAGAAGACGCAAGGCAGATCATTTCGATGGCTAAGTGGCAGGTTTCGGAAACTCTCTGCAAGGTGATCGACCGCGCGATTCAGATCTGCGGTTCTCATGGCTACGGAAGAGACATGAAGCTCGAATTGTTTTATCGGGACGCAAGAGCGGCTCGGATTGCGGACGGACCGAGCGAGGTTCACAAAATGGTGATCGGAAGAAACCTGGTCAGCGGCAAAAACGATTTTTAA